DNA sequence from the Manduca sexta isolate Smith_Timp_Sample1 chromosome 25, JHU_Msex_v1.0, whole genome shotgun sequence genome:
GTGTTAATTTGATATGAAGTTTTagtgaagtagtgccacctcctctccgtgaaaagtttttatcatactgtttacattttgcaaaattacctttaacatgtccaaattaaattactttggacgcattttgtataaatgaatTTAGTACATAACACAAAACTTTTCCTTgactttactaaataaaaaaaaatactatttatgaatgaggttatgttatgattaaaaataaactatacaaaattaatgtagcgcgtgagcggtgaaacaaaaacctgtcggaacatattatccgtaacttatccgaaattTTTAtcacggatacggttacggttacggatatatttttaattcggatatccgatagtttcggttacggttacggagctccataacatccctgacATGGACATAGTTAATATAGATATTGGTGtatatcttcttctatacttataataaatctgtagagaggtcaattctgtacatgaaatatatttccaaaaaaactaTCAGgtttagggatcgatactgatgccaaaaatgcaataagtaaaatttttgtctgtataactgttatagaaacaaaaactactcgacggattttaacgaaacttggtacaattatttttcatactcctgtgctggttatagtatacttttcatcacgctccaattaataggagcagagcaatgaagggaaatgttgggaaaacgggagaagttactccattttttaagcttccgtcgcgtgtgcaaccttaatggttaaagctacacagaaatcatgtatgacgaaaatgttctccttaaaattatgtaaaaaatatcccacaacagcatatgtttttttttttatggttgactcacaataacacgtgtaactgccgatagcttagcagttcgaagctttctcattatatttgtctactcttacgtttataacactctcagtcatccctaatttaaaaagataacattaatgaatattccataaaaaagaatcatataaatcggtatagaaacaccaatgttatacatgaaatacgctaataataagccatcactcgtgaatactgaatcatgctataaggattatttttgtatatatataaggtcgcgaacgcacaggcaggcggcttgcttggcacctagaggctagcgaatcacctagcgagtagcttcgtaaaacgaacattctcgaacgttcgcgaccgactccatttttgaagtccgaaaacCACGCgtgcgaagctgcgggcggaagctagtgtgaaataaatcttttaaaaatattgatacccTCATATAatcatatgattttttttacattaaaaatcagTTGTATTTAGCATATCATTATCGTTAACAGTGATAAAGCGGATGTGGACAAACATCCAGAGAAGAGGCTAAAGGCAGCTTACACCGCATTTGAAGAGATAAATTTACCGAGACTGAAGGCAGAGAATCCATCGCTGAGACTTTCCCAACTGAAGCAGATGCTCAGGAAAGAATGGCTCAAATCACCACAGAATCCTCTCAATCAGACATCTTAAATATTGCATGTTTGAATATTGGCTATGAAACTCTCTCTGATATTATTCATGTAatgcaaataatgtcttttaatatatttaccattATAATATAGGAGATACTCTCATATCATAGGCTCTGTTGATACtggtaatatttttcattttgcaataattatgtaattattaatgcttttatagatattttagaaATGCTGAGACTAATTGTGAATCATTTTGCATCACATATTACACTGTATTTGTGATAATAGCTACATTTGCTGGCGAAAAATGTTTTAACCAATTTACATGCAGAATGATTTCTCTCATGGTCACTGTAATGGACTGTAGAGGGAATAGAAAGTATGCTCAGAATAtgaatgtgttttataatatttcagttaTATTTGTAAGCCATAGGATAAAACAGACCATAGTAGATATGTGTAGTATAGATTTCCTTCATTGGCCTCAGCCTCAgacttaattaaaacttaactGTTAACTGAAACCATTTACAAGTGAGAGTGAGTGAAACCACATCatttggaatattatttattgtatatggtCAAACAGTCTTACAAAGTAGGACAAGTTTTGTACTCTAgtgaatttaaattgtaaatataaacaataaagtcACTCTGGTTCATTACTGTACTGCAGAGGTATACCTTTGCGTCCCACCTCTGCCTTTTTGACCTCTGTCTCTCCTAATTTCTGCTCCAGACCTTTCCAAGACCTATCCTGAAGGTTGCTTCCTATTGATTCTAGTGCCCAATTTTGTTTTTCTGCCAACTCTTGACTTCCACTCTCATTATTTTCTATTCTTGTTTCTCTAATTCTGCCAGTGATGAGACTGACATCAGTGAGCTCTTTGACGTGGTCAATGTCGCAATAGTGACGCTTGCCTGGAAGGAGGTCGTCGTAGTCTGTGACGTGGTGTGTGAAATACGGTTCTCGGTTAGAGTTCAACGCGACCTCCAGCTCGTATGGATACACTATTGGTTTGTAAAAATCTCGGTTACTATAGAGATCGTTTTCTGGACAGGCGATAAGCACGTAGATATCGATCTGAAAAGTGGAAACTATGTTTAACTTGGTCATAATGAaataatctattataaatagaaaacacgGGAAAAACTATGCCCAATTTATATCTTGTGTTACCCACCATATCCTATTATAGAAGTGTAAATTATAATGCCATATGAAACACAATGGAAAAGTtataattgatttcttatgtttacgcgaatgttagacattgaaataaaaactaaaaactatttaaacggattttatcgcggttttttatattattattttctcccgacgtttcgaagactttgcagccttcatggtcacgggggggactgaggtgttgttcatccgtaaagtcaaagttacaatatctacctacatttttcaaatatacaactttttaaaattttatctgttgacggtccgatctacgcagaatgagctcacagtgtcttgaggtctggcagccggtctttttgggatccgatttaattaaatgtagaacaggatcccaggcttgtgcaagcttccaaccatcttccctattgaaatttgggtgttttttaatttcaatagcctcgcgaatcatcctaggcaggaatcggtgttctttggcaaggatttgtggcttgtctaatcgcaaataatgattggagcctccttcagaatgttcagcgactgcagacttcgttataagttataattattggtaTGGACTTTCAGAACATAATGTTTACAAACagaactacaaaataaaaaatcaacaaaactaCTTTTGACAAAAACACTGTAGATAGTTAGTTATCTTAAACTCTACAAGTATACTTACTTCTGGAAAATTGGCTAACTTGGCAACATTAGGCTTCCCCACAGAGACAATGTAGCTCTTCTTCCCATTAACTTTGCAAAGGTGCTTCATTCTGCTTATGATATCTTTTGTCTGGTCTCCTGCAAGCTTGCACACCAATATACCCACCACATTTGCATCCTTACATTTCTCTACTAAATAGCGTCTGCGTTTGAACCACATTGTTTCTTCCACATGTTCTAGTCTATCAGACTCAGGGTCCAATAAATGCCATTCAGCTGCTAAAATGgtaaattcttttaataaaagagGTAACAGTTTTACTGCAATCTTATACAGCCATTTTGTTAAACAATCCCattctcaatcttcaatctgattctaAGAATTAATCAATCAAAATCATTCATTCATAAGCATGTCATAAAAAGATTTATTCTGATAGATTTtcgagatagatcaaaaaagtgggttggatcgtttattgaaaatggcagttGGATAATGCTGCACAGTAGTCATGACAAAATATCCCAGTATCATAAGATGATTCTCAAACACCATCAGAAAAGTTATGGCTACCAATAGCTGTCCATTTAATGCACCATAAGATAGACTGGGCAATGACATTGTATGTATTCAAATAAGGACAAAAAACAAACCTGCAAttgatattgtataattaaacaatGTTTGTCCCCTAGAACCTATGTAAATGCAGATGCAGTCTTTGAGTATATCTGGGGGATATATGGTTCCTTGTTTGTCTCTAATAGTTCTGCCTAAGAATCTTTCAGGCTTGTCTTCCATTTCTACACTGGCTATATAACTCTTTGAATATAGTCGGAACCAATGATGAACCAAATCatctgaaattaattttattagtatttagtgCTCCTGGAATATGTATTGGCTTCTTAATTGTAAGAAATAGTGTAATTATTGCTTTTCAGAGCTGCCGTTGCGTGCATGGCGAAAAtggttaaagtttatttattttatttaataagacacGCCAACAACATatacaacatacataaaaaaaaaagcggcgatagcctagttgggtgtggaacggactgccaagacgaatgtccgcaggttcaaatcccaagggcacacacctctgacttttctaaaatcatgtgtgtattttttgtgaatttatcgttcgctttaacggtgaaggaaaacatcgtgaggaaacctgcacatctgagaagttcactataggaatttcgaaggtgtgtgaagtctagcaatccgcactaggccagcgtggtggactaaggcctaatccctctcagtagtagaggaggcccgtgctcagcagtgggcaattatataatacagggctgatattattattattattatttacaacataTACATTCTACACTGACAAATttgttgaataattaaataattaataatgagttGTGaaacaatgatataaaaaaattatgtttctctcagaaagttataaaaagtatatgaaacaaagtccctcACCACATCTAACTATCTGAAcccgataaactcaaaaaccacCTAACGGACTTTAACATAGTATGGTAATAGTTTGAGACCGTAGGAAGGATGTATGGTTCTTTCtatgccgggaaaatatatagcgagacgtTTATCCCATAACTTTGATGCAGGTGAAGCTGCGAGAAAAGCTACTATTACATAAAGACATTCACTGCACAACAGAATACAGTGAAGATGTCCTATATGATGGACTTTTCAATCCACACATATAATAGTATTtagattagaaataaaaacttgtttacCTTTACAATGTTCAAATTCTTCATcataaaacaaacaaagtttGACATTGTCGtctattttgtaattactaGCAACAATCTTCATACATCCTTGGACATTGAGTTCTCTTTTGGGTAATACTGTATAAACAGGTATGTTTGTCTTGGAGAAGCATGTGTGGCCATAGTGTATAACAGCTTCACTTTCGACATGCATAGCTGCCACAGAGTCAACACAGCagctaaaaattataatccttaatttatcttcattttcttttattattcattgtatattaatgtttatgaaaatttattcaGTACATATGTGTTCCTGAATAGTCTATTATAAGGTGTATTATAAGCTTTTGG
Encoded proteins:
- the LOC115446586 gene encoding 2-(3-amino-3-carboxypropyl)histidine synthase subunit 2 isoform X1; translated protein: MANFTTDGKICIERELPVANEQHYDDIISRFDINETCQWIRDNNYGKVCLQFPDELLNVSAKIYEEIKKQIDVDLYILGDTSYASCCVDSVAAMHVESEAVIHYGHTCFSKTNIPVYTVLPKRELNVQGCMKIVASNYKIDDNVKLCLFYDEEFEHCKDDLVHHWFRLYSKSYIASVEMEDKPERFLGRTIRDKQGTIYPPDILKDCICIYIGSRGQTLFNYTISIAAAEWHLLDPESDRLEHVEETMWFKRRRYLVEKCKDANVVGILVCKLAGDQTKDIISRMKHLCKVNGKKSYIVSVGKPNVAKLANFPEIDIYVLIACPENDLYSNRDFYKPIVYPYELEVALNSNREPYFTHHVTDYDDLLPGKRHYCDIDHVKELTDVSLITGRIRETRIENNESGSQELAEKQNWALESIGSNLQDRSWKGLEQKLGETEVKKAEVGRKGIPLQYSNEPE
- the LOC115446586 gene encoding 2-(3-amino-3-carboxypropyl)histidine synthase subunit 2 isoform X2, with product MANFTTDGKICIERELPVANEQHYDDIISRFDINETCQWIRDNNYGKVCLQFPDELLNVSAKIYEEIKKQIDVDLYILGDTSYASCCVDSVAAMHVESEAVIHYGHTCFSKTNIPVYTVLPKRELNVQGCMKIVASNYKIDDNVKLCLFYDEEFEHCKDDLVHHWFRLYSKSYIASVEMEDKPERFLGRTIRDKQGTIYPPDILKDCICIYIGSRGQTLFNYTISIAAEWHLLDPESDRLEHVEETMWFKRRRYLVEKCKDANVVGILVCKLAGDQTKDIISRMKHLCKVNGKKSYIVSVGKPNVAKLANFPEIDIYVLIACPENDLYSNRDFYKPIVYPYELEVALNSNREPYFTHHVTDYDDLLPGKRHYCDIDHVKELTDVSLITGRIRETRIENNESGSQELAEKQNWALESIGSNLQDRSWKGLEQKLGETEVKKAEVGRKGIPLQYSNEPE